Proteins from a genomic interval of Mesobacillus sp. S13:
- a CDS encoding nucleotidyltransferase family protein — protein sequence MLLENKEDIIKLIQSDENMMKIIHTAATLDLPDWWICAGFLRSKIWDTLHGFKERTMTPDVDVIYFDSANLDEEYEKKLETELKSHMPEIPWSVKNQARMHVVNQIPPYKSSEDAISKFPETATALGVKLDRESRLVLTAPFGLEDVLHMELKPTPFFTETRERAAIYEERLLKKNWTAKWPMVKVHHVILLSR from the coding sequence ATTTTGCTGGAAAACAAAGAAGATATAATAAAGTTAATTCAATCAGACGAAAATATGATGAAGATCATCCATACAGCAGCCACACTTGACTTGCCGGATTGGTGGATCTGCGCTGGTTTTTTGCGTTCGAAAATCTGGGACACATTGCATGGATTTAAGGAGCGGACAATGACTCCAGATGTTGATGTGATATACTTTGATTCCGCAAATCTTGATGAAGAGTATGAAAAGAAACTGGAAACTGAGTTGAAGAGCCATATGCCTGAGATTCCCTGGTCTGTGAAAAATCAGGCAAGGATGCACGTTGTCAATCAAATTCCGCCTTATAAATCTTCGGAAGACGCCATTTCGAAATTCCCTGAAACGGCTACGGCACTAGGTGTGAAGCTGGATAGGGAAAGCAGGCTTGTCCTAACGGCACCATTCGGACTGGAAGATGTCCTCCATATGGAGTTGAAGCCGACTCCATTTTTTACAGAGACGAGAGAACGTGCTGCCATTTACGAGGAGCGGCTGCTCAAGAAAAATTGGACAGCTAAATGGCCGATGGTGAAAGTACATCATGTAATCCTACTCTCCCGGTAA
- a CDS encoding DUF4440 domain-containing protein — MELKDHIKQLEEKLLTAEVRSSKTELKKLLADEFFEFGSSGRVLYMNEDFEGGIGIIKVTLSDFDIHPLSDQIVLATYRTFNEETNQHALRSSIWKLKDGVWKMVFHQGTKTDPLF; from the coding sequence ATGGAGTTAAAAGATCATATCAAGCAGTTAGAGGAAAAGTTATTGACGGCAGAAGTCCGTTCATCGAAAACAGAGCTGAAAAAGTTATTGGCTGATGAGTTCTTTGAATTCGGAAGTTCTGGAAGGGTTTTGTATATGAATGAAGATTTTGAAGGTGGAATTGGGATCATCAAAGTTACATTAAGTGATTTTGATATTCATCCTTTATCAGATCAAATTGTCCTGGCGACATACCGGACTTTCAATGAAGAGACAAACCAACATGCATTAAGGAGTTCTATTTGGAAACTAAAAGATGGTGTATGGAAAATGGTGTTTCACCAGGGAACCAAGACGGATCCTCTATTTTAA
- a CDS encoding uracil/xanthine transporter, giving the protein MDHTSSLKTIFASLQWLFFIFANTVVVPVSIGTAFGLDSAEIAAMLRSSLIFTGVACVLQGLFGHRYPLMEGHSGVMWGLVLNLSLAASSMGMSLPEIGGGIASGMLLAGTVIVVLGLFRLLSYIQRVFTPMVMTVYLFLLTFQLILIFFKGMLKVTEDGSLDLPVTLFSFGVVVLVSLLKIKGNDTIGNFSILIGMLLGWAVYVIVFPAEKVAGSQGSIEFSFFPLGTPNLSYGIIAITFIASIINLSNTIASVQAASKLKGEDVAQSSFDRSYLLTGSYSIGAAFFGLVSYAPFASSVGFLESTRILDRKPFLIGGGLMAILGIIPILGALLATLPITVGNAVLFVAYLQLFGTSLKSLNGYTFDSKSIFRIAAPVLLGLSIMNLDAELFTVFPIILQPLLSNGFIMGVLLSILLETFIRWDERELKGSETAVLNE; this is encoded by the coding sequence ATGGATCATACATCATCGTTGAAAACAATCTTTGCTTCTTTGCAATGGTTGTTTTTTATTTTTGCTAATACGGTTGTTGTTCCGGTGTCGATTGGAACTGCTTTTGGATTGGATAGTGCTGAGATTGCGGCCATGCTGCGGAGTTCACTTATTTTTACAGGAGTGGCATGTGTGCTGCAGGGGTTGTTCGGTCATCGATATCCATTGATGGAGGGGCACTCGGGTGTGATGTGGGGATTAGTCCTGAATCTCAGCCTGGCTGCTTCTTCAATGGGTATGAGCCTTCCGGAAATAGGCGGGGGAATTGCATCGGGAATGCTGCTTGCAGGGACTGTCATTGTAGTTCTGGGATTATTTCGATTGCTTTCTTATATCCAAAGAGTTTTTACGCCGATGGTCATGACGGTATACCTGTTTCTTCTTACATTCCAACTGATCCTTATCTTTTTTAAAGGGATGCTGAAAGTGACTGAGGATGGAAGTCTTGATTTGCCGGTTACCTTGTTTTCTTTCGGAGTTGTAGTTCTGGTTAGCCTGTTGAAAATAAAAGGGAATGACACCATCGGGAATTTTTCGATTTTGATCGGAATGCTGCTGGGCTGGGCTGTCTATGTGATTGTATTTCCTGCGGAAAAAGTTGCTGGCAGTCAAGGTTCAATCGAATTTTCATTCTTCCCCCTTGGTACTCCTAATCTGAGTTACGGAATCATCGCAATCACTTTTATTGCCAGTATCATCAATCTCAGCAATACCATTGCATCTGTCCAGGCAGCGTCCAAGCTTAAAGGTGAGGATGTTGCACAGTCATCATTTGATAGATCGTATCTTTTGACTGGAAGCTATTCAATTGGCGCGGCTTTTTTTGGACTTGTATCCTATGCTCCGTTCGCTTCGTCCGTCGGATTTTTGGAAAGCACTCGGATTCTTGACAGGAAACCATTCCTAATTGGGGGCGGATTGATGGCGATCCTTGGCATCATCCCAATCCTGGGTGCCTTGCTGGCAACGCTCCCAATCACTGTTGGAAATGCCGTGCTCTTTGTAGCCTATCTTCAGCTTTTTGGAACCTCTTTAAAAAGCTTGAATGGCTATACGTTTGATTCTAAATCCATTTTCAGGATTGCCGCCCCAGTATTGTTGGGGCTGAGCATCATGAATTTGGATGCTGAGCTCTTTACCGTTTTCCCCATCATCCTGCAGCCGCTTCTCTCGAATGGTTTTATTATGGGTGTCTTATTATCCATCCTGCTCGAAACCTTCATCCGATGGGATGAGCGTGAACTAAAGGGAAGTGAAACAGCGGTTTTAAATGAGTAG
- a CDS encoding ABC transporter permease encodes MEAVQRFLRHGFLSYKALFGWLDPKVYIFVMVLSPLSQLIFFSTLVNYVYKGINLLGYVAANALLLCVLNSVFGIMSVITSDRWMGTLPLVIATPYNKASLFLSRSIAHVLNGLVTAAIGLMFGVLIFQLTISVKEGLVLLVIWLFSIFTATGLGLILGTFCLWSPSMHLWSNLLASLLLLLSGANYPFSRMPEWLQFLGQFTPLTRGVQLTKDILNDGNYSNVIVLLGEEILLGIAFFAVSFLLLKFAEYQSRSKGTMEFD; translated from the coding sequence ATGGAAGCTGTTCAACGATTTTTACGTCATGGATTTTTATCGTATAAGGCATTATTTGGCTGGCTTGATCCAAAGGTATATATTTTCGTGATGGTTCTCAGCCCACTTAGCCAACTCATATTCTTTTCAACACTAGTAAACTATGTATACAAGGGAATAAATCTATTAGGTTATGTAGCAGCGAACGCTCTCCTGCTCTGTGTATTAAATTCAGTGTTTGGCATTATGTCTGTCATCACTTCCGATCGATGGATGGGAACACTTCCCCTGGTTATAGCGACACCGTACAATAAAGCAAGCTTATTTCTATCCAGATCAATTGCCCACGTCTTAAATGGACTTGTAACCGCAGCTATCGGATTGATGTTTGGGGTACTCATCTTTCAGTTAACGATTTCTGTAAAAGAAGGTCTCGTACTGCTTGTTATTTGGCTCTTTTCCATTTTTACCGCGACCGGGCTTGGCCTGATACTTGGGACATTTTGTCTCTGGTCCCCATCTATGCACCTATGGTCCAATTTACTGGCAAGCCTGTTGCTTTTATTGAGTGGTGCCAACTATCCTTTTTCCAGGATGCCAGAATGGCTGCAGTTCCTTGGGCAGTTCACCCCACTGACAAGAGGCGTCCAACTTACAAAAGACATCTTAAACGATGGGAACTATTCCAATGTGATTGTCCTTTTAGGCGAAGAAATCCTGTTAGGCATTGCATTCTTCGCCGTAAGCTTCTTGCTGCTAAAATTCGCTGAATATCAGTCCCGGTCAAAAGGAACGATGGAATTTGATTGA
- a CDS encoding ABC transporter permease, translating to MNLAASLLHTILVHMKLSIARPMFKFIIWISPLFYSTLAIFIYGKDSTETLFHYVVLGSGFMALWSSIVFSSASDVNRERFYGTLEIIFISPVPFAVTLIGKIIANTLWGLISMILSFVYLKFVFQLDLVFYHPWYFLSSLLIVLLSLAVFSFFLALAFTLSRQAEALMNFIEYPIYLICGFLFPIAYLPAWVQGISYILPPTWAIQLLRNVTTETLSFQSVLVSFSVLVSLTLLYILIGVYFYRLMDKKARFHGKLGVY from the coding sequence ATGAATTTAGCTGCCTCCCTTCTTCATACCATCCTTGTCCATATGAAACTATCCATTGCACGGCCGATGTTTAAGTTCATCATCTGGATTTCACCGCTTTTTTATTCAACATTGGCGATCTTTATATACGGAAAAGACTCAACAGAAACTTTATTTCATTATGTCGTATTGGGCTCCGGATTCATGGCCCTCTGGTCTTCGATCGTTTTTTCATCTGCCAGTGATGTGAACAGAGAACGATTTTATGGGACTCTCGAAATCATTTTTATCTCGCCAGTTCCTTTCGCGGTCACCCTGATTGGAAAAATCATTGCGAATACATTATGGGGACTTATTTCAATGATTTTGTCTTTCGTCTATTTAAAATTCGTCTTCCAGTTAGATCTTGTTTTTTATCATCCCTGGTACTTTTTATCATCACTACTAATCGTCCTGTTGTCGCTGGCTGTTTTCTCTTTCTTTCTTGCGCTCGCTTTTACACTTTCCAGACAAGCTGAAGCATTGATGAATTTCATTGAATATCCTATTTATCTAATATGTGGCTTTTTATTTCCGATTGCGTACTTGCCTGCGTGGGTTCAAGGCATCTCCTACATCCTTCCTCCCACCTGGGCAATCCAACTTTTACGGAATGTGACGACTGAAACGCTGTCATTCCAATCAGTACTGGTGTCTTTTTCAGTCCTTGTCTCTCTCACATTGTTGTATATTCTAATTGGGGTGTATTTCTATCGTTTAATGGATAAAAAAGCTAGATTTCATGGCAAATTGGGAGTGTATTAA
- a CDS encoding ABC transporter ATP-binding protein, whose protein sequence is MIGNVIEVSNVTRSYTTDVGLFKKEKKKVDALKGITFSVKKGEIFGLLGPNGAGKTTMIKILSTMLIPHSGKVSILGLDPASDYRFLRPKINFILGGERNLYWRLSAYDNLSYFADLYKIPKSIKKRRIEDLLKLVGLHDVAHQKVETFSKGMKQRLQIARGLVNNPEILFLDEPSIGLDPVSARQLRETLRKLNEQGTTILLTTHYMYEADELCDRIAFINKGEIIDIDSPSNLKKKMDNLSIIDCSVMGASSAQIETIKNLKSIHHIQVDRQDFAFTLRIQTAEPQLVVPFIYDSMKNSMITNLTISNPTLEDVYVRTIGENAS, encoded by the coding sequence ATGATTGGTAATGTAATCGAAGTTTCAAATGTTACTCGATCCTACACAACGGATGTAGGGCTATTCAAAAAGGAAAAAAAGAAGGTTGATGCACTAAAGGGGATTACTTTTTCAGTAAAAAAAGGGGAAATCTTCGGCTTGCTGGGCCCGAATGGTGCCGGTAAGACAACGATGATAAAAATATTGTCTACCATGCTGATCCCCCATTCAGGTAAAGTTTCCATTTTAGGACTTGATCCGGCATCTGATTACCGATTTTTGAGGCCGAAGATCAATTTTATTTTGGGAGGAGAACGGAACTTATACTGGCGGTTATCGGCTTATGACAACCTTTCGTATTTTGCCGACCTTTATAAAATTCCTAAATCTATCAAGAAAAGGAGAATAGAAGATTTACTAAAGCTCGTTGGTCTTCATGATGTGGCCCATCAAAAAGTGGAGACATTCTCAAAAGGAATGAAGCAGCGATTACAAATTGCGAGAGGCCTTGTGAACAATCCGGAAATTTTGTTTCTTGACGAGCCTTCAATTGGACTGGATCCTGTTAGCGCGCGGCAACTTCGCGAGACTTTGCGCAAATTAAATGAACAAGGCACAACCATTTTGCTAACAACCCATTACATGTATGAAGCTGACGAGCTATGTGACCGCATTGCTTTTATTAATAAAGGAGAAATAATCGACATAGATTCTCCTTCCAACCTGAAGAAAAAGATGGATAACCTGTCGATTATCGACTGCTCGGTGATGGGCGCATCATCAGCCCAAATTGAAACAATAAAGAATCTTAAAAGCATTCACCATATACAAGTTGACCGACAGGATTTCGCCTTCACATTAAGGATTCAGACAGCAGAGCCACAACTTGTCGTGCCATTCATCTATGATTCAATGAAAAACTCTATGATTACCAATTTAACGATTTCAAATCCAACCCTTGAGGATGTATATGTTAGAACGATTGGAGAGAATGCTTCATGA
- a CDS encoding ArsR/SmtB family transcription factor, giving the protein MSLEWDSRSKADEVVVEHFHSSAVEFIAFTSSLLDSRKDKDRLYGQLLKELDKNSAEFLDFWNTRTDWSFTFLFNFLLPCPYFHDVELFLEKISTLSDSDFLYHFFGESISKKQIIELIKDTEKLKSAEDTIWWETDEKKAAMHYVLKNLPDFRNSFISLLLDVYQSRTSKNELTTISNVAQESIDKVKSIDMEPLALAQYIMGKTFRRTSMYQMYYYIPSYFFTDNRIRIFDTKTCIIIYGVDAPLVDYRKKSAELELQLKALSDRNRILILRMLARNKEYGAKIAEYLGITTATVSHHLELLKKAGFVKEEKVGTIKYFSYNQEHADATLKQLQDFINPKL; this is encoded by the coding sequence ATGTCATTGGAGTGGGACAGCCGCTCAAAAGCAGATGAAGTCGTAGTAGAGCATTTTCACTCATCTGCTGTGGAATTTATTGCTTTTACATCGTCTTTACTTGATTCAAGAAAAGATAAGGACCGCTTATATGGTCAACTACTCAAGGAACTGGATAAAAACTCCGCAGAATTTCTGGATTTTTGGAATACAAGAACCGATTGGAGTTTCACCTTTCTGTTTAACTTCCTTCTTCCTTGTCCTTATTTTCATGATGTAGAACTGTTTCTTGAAAAGATATCTACTCTTAGTGATTCTGATTTTTTGTATCATTTTTTTGGCGAGTCTATTTCAAAAAAGCAAATTATAGAATTGATCAAGGATACAGAGAAGCTTAAATCTGCCGAGGATACGATCTGGTGGGAAACCGATGAAAAAAAAGCAGCGATGCATTATGTCCTGAAAAACCTGCCTGATTTCAGAAATAGCTTTATCTCTCTTTTATTAGATGTTTATCAATCCCGGACATCCAAAAATGAACTTACAACAATAAGCAACGTTGCACAGGAATCCATTGATAAAGTTAAATCCATCGACATGGAACCTTTAGCCTTAGCTCAATACATAATGGGAAAAACGTTCAGGCGAACAAGTATGTATCAAATGTATTACTACATTCCATCCTACTTCTTTACTGATAATCGAATCAGGATATTCGATACTAAGACATGTATCATCATTTATGGAGTTGATGCGCCACTTGTCGATTATCGAAAAAAAAGCGCCGAACTGGAATTGCAATTAAAAGCATTATCCGACCGGAATCGAATCCTTATTTTACGAATGCTTGCCCGGAATAAGGAATACGGGGCCAAAATCGCGGAGTACCTTGGCATTACAACGGCAACCGTGTCGCACCACCTGGAACTGTTAAAAAAAGCAGGTTTTGTAAAAGAAGAAAAAGTCGGGACGATTAAGTATTTTTCCTATAACCAAGAACATGCAGATGCTACCCTAAAACAATTGCAAGATTTCATTAACCCCAAATTGTAG
- a CDS encoding nucleoside 2-deoxyribosyltransferase produces MNKFYFASSFRNMDAVMYVSKQLVHQGYMYTYDWTKNVKAREGNTLLLEDLKVIGQHEKNAVKESDFIVVILPGGKGTHIELGIALGLGKKIFLYSPDRAIDHVETTSTFYHLPEVEKCYGTLDELVDKIITQLPINHKV; encoded by the coding sequence ATGAATAAATTTTACTTTGCATCGAGTTTTCGAAACATGGATGCTGTGATGTATGTGTCGAAACAATTAGTACATCAAGGATATATGTATACATATGATTGGACGAAAAATGTCAAAGCAAGGGAAGGAAATACGTTACTACTGGAAGATTTAAAAGTGATCGGCCAACACGAGAAAAACGCCGTCAAAGAATCTGATTTTATCGTAGTTATACTCCCAGGTGGAAAAGGAACTCATATAGAATTAGGAATCGCTCTGGGGTTGGGTAAGAAGATCTTTCTATACTCACCAGACAGAGCAATTGATCATGTTGAAACAACCAGTACATTTTATCATTTACCAGAAGTTGAGAAATGTTATGGAACACTGGATGAATTGGTAGATAAGATTATTACTCAATTGCCTATAAATCACAAGGTGTGA
- a CDS encoding GNAT family N-acetyltransferase translates to MKTYKTEDLPKNKIIDFFKLHWGSPEMVISSGVYDCSTLDGFAIVKENNIIGLVTYVIIDAECEIISLDSTEEGKGIGTSLVKEVENIALEKKCTLIKLITTNDNLLALKFYQKRGFVISKVINNAVEKARKLKPEIPLVGNDGIPIRDEIELKKRLD, encoded by the coding sequence ATGAAAACTTACAAAACTGAAGATTTACCAAAAAATAAAATAATAGATTTTTTTAAGTTGCATTGGGGATCTCCAGAAATGGTGATCTCAAGCGGCGTTTATGATTGCAGTACATTAGATGGTTTTGCCATTGTAAAAGAAAACAACATCATTGGTCTTGTTACCTATGTCATTATAGATGCCGAATGCGAAATTATATCATTAGACAGTACGGAAGAAGGCAAGGGTATAGGTACATCGCTTGTTAAAGAAGTAGAAAACATAGCTTTAGAGAAAAAATGTACACTCATAAAACTTATAACAACAAACGATAATCTATTAGCACTGAAGTTTTATCAAAAACGAGGTTTTGTCATTTCCAAAGTGATTAATAATGCAGTAGAGAAAGCGAGAAAGTTAAAACCGGAAATTCCTCTGGTCGGTAATGATGGTATTCCAATAAGGGATGAAATTGAGTTAAAAAAACGATTAGACTAA
- a CDS encoding alpha/beta family hydrolase: protein MSKSIPFRLIEQKEGTDNLVIVLPGAGYSTQAPLLYYTTSLFYNKGFDVLHINYSFNRVEISSLNERDLATDVQLVIDTAIHEKKYSNLYIVAKSIGTKVLRCLLDHPMFNDAKLVWLTPLLQNDDVFNAMVTKDQKGLCIFGEKDSHCFIVERYEKLKNNQNLTLKVIEGGDHSLELEEDPFMSIEILKSVISDINNFN from the coding sequence ATGAGTAAAAGCATCCCTTTTAGGTTGATTGAACAAAAAGAAGGAACAGATAACCTGGTTATTGTCTTACCAGGGGCTGGTTATTCAACCCAAGCTCCGTTGTTATACTATACAACTAGTTTATTTTACAATAAAGGCTTTGATGTATTGCATATTAATTATTCATTTAACAGGGTAGAGATTTCCTCACTAAATGAAAGGGATCTAGCAACAGATGTACAACTTGTGATAGACACCGCAATCCATGAAAAAAAATACAGCAACTTATATATAGTGGCTAAGTCGATTGGAACAAAAGTTTTAAGATGCCTGCTCGATCACCCAATGTTTAATGATGCCAAATTGGTATGGTTGACTCCATTGCTGCAAAATGATGATGTATTTAACGCAATGGTTACTAAAGATCAAAAAGGGCTTTGCATTTTTGGAGAAAAAGATAGTCATTGCTTTATAGTGGAACGCTATGAAAAGTTGAAAAATAATCAAAATCTTACCTTAAAAGTGATTGAGGGCGGGGATCACAGTTTAGAGCTTGAAGAAGATCCATTTATGTCTATTGAAATTTTAAAAAGTGTCATTTCTGATATTAACAATTTTAACTAG
- a CDS encoding alpha/beta hydrolase family protein — protein sequence MFNKINIFYGEHQSQFGVLRLPESPEPCPVIVLIHGGFWQSKYNLEENTPIAEDLALRGYATWNIEYRRIGEELEGWNSTFNDVIDAINHLTIIKESHRIDLAKVTVLGHSAGGHLALWLASRTNASQTDNEFNELAIGIQKVLSLAGVTDLTNMWEIHEQKGIKSPVAALLGGTPQEFPKRYKMTSPIELLPFGVEQVLIHGELDRHVPVELSINYYQIAQEKGDKVKLVVLPDIEHFKVIDPASSAWDIVVDSI from the coding sequence ATGTTCAATAAAATTAATATTTTTTATGGGGAACATCAATCACAATTTGGTGTATTGCGTTTGCCTGAAAGTCCAGAACCATGCCCGGTAATTGTCCTGATTCATGGTGGGTTTTGGCAATCTAAATACAACTTAGAAGAGAATACCCCAATTGCTGAAGATTTAGCTCTGCGAGGTTATGCAACTTGGAATATCGAATATAGAAGAATAGGTGAGGAACTAGAAGGATGGAATAGCACGTTTAATGATGTAATAGACGCTATTAACCATCTGACTATTATTAAGGAGTCGCATCGTATCGACCTTGCGAAAGTAACAGTTTTGGGTCATTCAGCGGGGGGCCATTTAGCCCTTTGGTTAGCTTCAAGAACTAACGCGTCGCAAACGGATAATGAATTTAATGAACTCGCTATAGGTATTCAAAAAGTATTAAGTTTGGCAGGAGTCACTGACTTAACAAACATGTGGGAAATCCACGAACAAAAGGGAATTAAAAGTCCTGTAGCTGCACTACTAGGCGGGACGCCACAGGAATTTCCTAAACGCTATAAAATGACTTCTCCAATAGAGTTACTACCATTTGGCGTAGAGCAAGTTTTAATACATGGTGAGTTGGATCGTCATGTTCCAGTAGAGTTAAGCATTAATTATTACCAAATCGCTCAGGAAAAAGGGGATAAGGTGAAGTTAGTTGTTCTGCCGGATATAGAACATTTTAAGGTCATTGACCCAGCTTCATCTGCTTGGGACATAGTTGTTGATTCTATCTGA
- a CDS encoding GNAT family N-acetyltransferase, whose product MTGITAVETKRLILRELDEDDFEDIHEFKSDPQVVKYLTWGPNSREQTLQSLRKQIAFQNEENRKLHVLAVEIKGTKKVIGNALFMVRDQDFKTVEIGYFINSNYWKQGYGIEIVKGLLDFGFNTMDVHRIYAVCDAENTGSIKLLSKIGFRQEGHFMKNLKIKGQWRDHYLFAMLSKEFINKPENEG is encoded by the coding sequence ATGACTGGAATCACTGCTGTTGAAACTAAAAGGTTAATCCTTAGAGAACTTGATGAAGATGATTTTGAAGATATTCATGAATTTAAGTCAGATCCACAAGTAGTGAAATATTTAACTTGGGGTCCAAATAGTAGAGAGCAAACTTTACAGAGCCTTAGAAAGCAAATCGCTTTTCAAAATGAGGAAAACAGAAAACTTCATGTTTTAGCCGTCGAAATAAAAGGCACTAAAAAAGTCATCGGAAATGCTTTGTTTATGGTTAGAGATCAGGATTTTAAAACAGTTGAAATCGGATATTTCATTAATTCAAACTACTGGAAACAAGGTTACGGGATAGAAATTGTTAAAGGCTTATTAGATTTTGGGTTTAATACCATGGATGTCCATAGGATATATGCCGTCTGCGATGCAGAAAATACGGGCTCTATCAAGCTTTTAAGCAAAATAGGTTTCCGGCAAGAAGGCCATTTTATGAAGAACTTAAAGATAAAAGGACAATGGAGGGACCACTATCTATTCGCTATGTTAAGCAAAGAATTCATTAACAAACCCGAAAATGAAGGATGA
- a CDS encoding PspC domain-containing protein: MKNKLKKSSTDKSISGVCGGIAEYFGISSLAVRLIFILLPGFNILIYLILVNTMADSPQSLY; the protein is encoded by the coding sequence ATGAAGAATAAGTTAAAAAAATCTTCAACAGATAAGTCTATAAGTGGGGTTTGTGGAGGTATTGCTGAGTATTTTGGGATATCTTCTTTGGCAGTAAGACTGATATTCATTTTGTTACCCGGTTTTAATATATTAATCTATTTAATTCTTGTTAATACGATGGCTGATAGTCCCCAGTCATTGTATTGA
- the arr gene encoding NAD(+)--rifampin ADP-ribosyltransferase, with amino-acid sequence MNDKKDVLDNGPFFHGTKAELKIGDLLEPQHLSNYQDKKSNYIYFTATLDAAKWGAELAVSKSKERIYVVEPLGEFENDPNLTDKKFPGNPTRSYRSKSPLKIVAELSSWERHSDEEINHMLTFLKKVREQGKAVIYD; translated from the coding sequence TTGAATGATAAGAAAGATGTCTTAGATAATGGTCCATTTTTTCATGGTACTAAAGCCGAATTAAAAATTGGAGATTTATTAGAACCACAACACCTATCAAATTACCAAGATAAAAAATCAAACTATATATACTTTACTGCAACATTGGATGCTGCTAAATGGGGTGCTGAATTAGCAGTCTCTAAATCAAAAGAAAGAATTTACGTTGTAGAACCATTAGGCGAATTTGAAAATGATCCGAATTTAACTGACAAAAAATTCCCTGGAAACCCAACACGTTCTTATAGATCTAAATCTCCTTTGAAGATAGTGGCAGAATTAAGTTCGTGGGAAAGACATTCCGATGAGGAAATAAATCATATGCTTACATTCTTAAAAAAAGTACGTGAACAAGGAAAAGCTGTAATATACGATTAA